CATGTACGTTTAAACTGTCAGCACTATCTGTTGTATAATTGTGACTATTCCTACTACATAAGAAACTATGGGAAGTTAATCCTACAGCTACTACAAAACGGAATGTATGATAAAGCACATAATAAAAAGTactacctaaaaaaaattatgctacACTTCTCACATGAAGAGATGCActgtttggtcattttgatTCTTGGTATGAGAGTAGCCGTCATTGAATTATCAAGGCCCATTAGGGAACATTGATGAGACAAAATCTGATGGCTGAGCTAATTTGAATGCGATCTCTATGAGTTCAATGGTGAAATTTTTCAATGCATCCCACGAATTACACATCTCTCAAATAAATGTCGGTCTCATACATGATACCCATATTGTTTAGTCCACATCTATAATAGTGAGAGAGGTAATGCACTACGTCTACTGAATAATTTCTCGAGGTCTTGTATTGGAGTAATTATTCAGTATTTTAGGAGCGATGCTCATTTCTTGCACATGATATTGAGTTTCATTAATTAAATCCATAGACTTATTATTCATGTCAGTGGAGAGAGTATTGAATAGTTTTCCCTTGTTttgggatttttattttatttcatttttgggATTGAACACATTTATTGTGTAGGATGATTCTTGACACACCATATGATGTGGTTGATTTAGGTGGGACTCATTCTAAAATTGGGTGAGACCCAGCAAGTAGGAGATAAGATAAAATAGGATAGAATTGACCCTAGAGGCATCGATGTTTAAGAATGGCCTTTGTTTAGAATGTATGTATGGATCCATGTGTCTGCAATGCCAATGCAATCAAATATTCCAGACATTCATCATATGGGAGTAAGTTAACTGGCCTCCTTCAGGCATGATAGTGTTTGAAGTATGTTGAGCTAAATGTGGTGAGACTTTGGAATCGTTCTTGCTTTTTTGGCGTGATAATTGGATGTGATTGCGGGTAAAAGCCTAAAAGGGTGAAACTTTAGGGTCAGACCCTGTAAAAaggttcttttttgtttgattatttattgGCTCAGGTACAAAGAATTCATTCACAACTATATAGGTTGCCAATTGATAAGAGGAAAGGGAAAGATGCTATTGCACTCTTTGCTATTTGAGTCATGACCATTGCCACACCTTGTCTCCAGGGATTAGTTGTGGTCCTGGGGTACCCTTTGTTAAAAGCATTAGTAGACCAATTAAACTGTGCCATGTTTTAGGGTCTAGAAGGCATGGTCACTATTATGGTAATCATGCATGTGCGTTTTAGATATACGTTTATGGATGAGTTGACAAACATACCCCTTCATACAATGATTAAACCACCAAATGGTTTGATAATGGGGCCATGGATCCTAATGGAGAATGAAAATGGACTGGCCAAACCCCACTCCATGCATTGATCATTCAAAACTTTATAAAGTATACCCCAACACGGCTTTTCAGTTTCCACTTTCCTTTCACTGGAAACCAAAAGAGACATCTCATCTTCCTACTCTCTTCTAATCTCCTCACTAGTCATTCTCTTACCTCAAAACTTGCCCTTACCTTTCTTCAAACTGGGAACCATCACAGGCATTGTACTCTGGGAACTATAGATTAGAATATTAGGCATGAAAGGAATGAGAGGAAAACTCtttaggaaattgaaatccATCCCAACATTTAGTACCTTGAAACAAGGTCTAGTTCATCAGTTAAGCCCCTCGGAAAAGTTTTCCAATCAACACTGCCAAACTCCACTTCCACTTGTTTACAAAGAGCAAGATCAAAAAAGCAACAACCTCTCAGAGCTATTGTTTGGCAGTACTGGCGTATGTGAAGGTGACAAACATCCTAAAGATGAAGAAATGGAATATGACTTCAGTGTTGGCAACAATGATACTATTACATCCCCCATAAAGTCCAAAGATACAGTTCCTGCAATGGAAAATCCAGAGGTTCCAATCTTGTCAGACATCATCATGGAACATGAAGCAACAGAGGACAATGAAGAGTACCCATCTCTGTCAGATTTTGAAGAGAATTGTCCACCAGGAGGAAGCGAGTTGGTCATTTTCTACACAACAAGCATGAGAGGTATCAGAAAAACATTTGAAGACTGCAACAGCATACGATTCTTGTTGGAAAGTTTTAAAGTAACGTTCTATGAGAGGGATGTTTCAATGCACTTGGAATATAGAGAAGAATTGTGGAACATCTTGGGTGGAAGAGTGATCCCTCCAAGGCTTTTCATAAAGGGAAGGTACATTGGAGGAGCTGATAAAGTGGTTGGGTTGCATGAGCAAGGCAAGCTTAGGAGGCTTTTGAAAGGTATACCACTAGAACTGGCCAATTCCTCATGCAGCGGGTGCGCCAATGTGAGATTCGTGGTGTGCCTCAATTGCAATGGCAGCAGGAAGATTGTTGCAGATGGGGAGAACGATGAATTGTACATTAGGTGCCCTGAATGTAATGAAAATGGCTTGGTTAAGTGCCCCATTTGCTGCTGAGAATCTAACTATTGTTGATATATTACTACCTTTCTAGCTCTTTGTGATCTGgtaaatatgatatttatgtttttatgctaGAGAATTCTTATGTTGTACAATTGTTAAATCTGATTGTTGTTGCACTAGATTGTCTAGGTGGAAAAGGGTGCACCGTGATGTTAATTTGAACACTGTAAAAGCAATTTTTTCTTCCTGGAATTAAATTTTACATGAATGTTATTGCTGGCTGAGAGTAGAAAGTTCAACAATGGCATGTTATTACTATTGTGAAAAACATTCATAAATGTTAGATCAAGTGGATTGGTTATGCAGGCTGTGAGGCAGACTATGTTAATGCGTTATGCACCTTGCTGCAGGAAGTATAGGATCCACAAATAGTAAAGGAAAGAACAATTTCAATTTATAGTTGATTAATGAGGAGCTTGATAAGTTCGAACTTCTTTTGTATCAATATAAATTTGGAATAATGATTAGGGAAGAGCACGCACATGgctactaattaaattatagaCAAAATCACTGGTAGTGGTTAGTTTCAAGAGGTTATGTACTGATAAAGATGAGCTTATGATAAAGCATTCACACCACGGGCTTTGTCCTATTCCTTATTATGTTATTGTCGACATTGtatatattctctttttcttttctttcttttttcttttttctatttctcttaaatttttttttttttaattccattctttgATGGGCAAGATAATAGTAACAGTATAAAGGTTGTACTAATACACAAAACTCTCACTTATAGTGATATTTGGGAGAAGTGGTTAAACGTAgctaggaatggcaacgggttgGGTTCGGGCTGGGTTTTTCCATACCCAGACTCGGCCCGTTTACTAAACGGATTTTTTTCTGGTGCCTGGACCCGCCCCCGCCGGGCCCCATGGGCTCCACGGGCCCCGTTGGGCCGTGGTACTTCAGGGCCCATTTTGtggcccaataaaaaaaaaaaatgtttgcctGATATtgattttctcagcaaccaaataGGAGGGGAAAAGGAACACTCAAGAAAACCCattattttctcagcaaccaacaAATCggaaaccctttttttttcattacaatattttcCCACATCAAAAGTAAAAACAAGAATTAACATACAAACCCTAGGTTTGAACAATAAGACcctacaa
The sequence above is drawn from the Quercus robur chromosome 7, dhQueRobu3.1, whole genome shotgun sequence genome and encodes:
- the LOC126692734 gene encoding uncharacterized protein At5g39865 is translated as MKGMRGKLFRKLKSIPTFSTLKQGLVHQLSPSEKFSNQHCQTPLPLVYKEQDQKSNNLSELLFGSTGVCEGDKHPKDEEMEYDFSVGNNDTITSPIKSKDTVPAMENPEVPILSDIIMEHEATEDNEEYPSLSDFEENCPPGGSELVIFYTTSMRGIRKTFEDCNSIRFLLESFKVTFYERDVSMHLEYREELWNILGGRVIPPRLFIKGRYIGGADKVVGLHEQGKLRRLLKGIPLELANSSCSGCANVRFVVCLNCNGSRKIVADGENDELYIRCPECNENGLVKCPICC